In Juglans microcarpa x Juglans regia isolate MS1-56 chromosome 7D, Jm3101_v1.0, whole genome shotgun sequence, the following are encoded in one genomic region:
- the LOC121239027 gene encoding E3 ubiquitin-protein ligase APD2-like isoform X1: MEEPEHGQHEPTLSSSAAATSADSPSSSSPSTSRIQEEEEEGVENERHENGDNSLRRHLHYHRHHILLNHHRQQQQQSSNFSYRMNISISDVPSTEMRDDVWSCLVVLVTFWFFAASVTLILGFFGSVTTPLGPNCSRLIQSNPFFVQSIKAEEVDEPKPGPMLYGFYKPPPLDVEIGWTETHNAFVPANFHKEWIYFLNKGSRVDILYNVKSTSPSPLSLVIAQGRESLIEWIEDPSSPNTTLSWNIISGSGKIQQKISKPSNYYIAVGNLHSEEVEVELQLSINALVYNTTQAYYKCSLGNYICSLKLFLLGRNVAVLTSPHPMEGTDDGWYVKLSFGPRWITYFLGSGIMTILILSAFRFSNTFQATDENPTGFQAGELGTERAPLLMHKDDDISSWGSSYDSVSQDGEDPEAQLAVNGIEGQQITEGESVNNPRHLCVICFDAPRDCFFLPCGHCAACYTCGTRIAEEAGTCPICRRKMKKVRKIFSV, from the exons ATGGAGGAACCAGAACATGGCCAGCATGAGCCTACGCTTTCTTCTTCTGCTGCTGCAACCTCCGCTGATagtccatcttcttcttcaccgTCTACATCACGgattcaagaagaagaagaagagggagtaGAAAATGAACGACACGAGAATGGAGACAATAGTCTCCGCCGCCATCTCCATTACCACCGCCATCATATCCTTCTAAACCATCACCGACAACAGCAACAGCAGTCTTCTAATTTTTCCTATCGTATGAACATATCGATATCTGATGTACCGTCGACTGAGATGAGAGATGATGTTTGGTCTTGCCTCGTTGTGCTCGTCACGTTTTGGTTCTTCG CAGCATCCGTGACTCTGATTCTTGGTTTTTTCGGATCTGTAACTACACCATTGGGACCAAATTGCTCGCGCCTAATACAAAGTAACCCATTCTTTGTGCAGTCTATTAAG GCGGAGGAAGTCGATGAGCCAAAACCTGGGCCAATGTTATATGGGTTTTATAAACCTCCTCCCCTGGACGTTGAGATCGGTTGGACTGAAACACATAATGCATTTGTACCAGCCAATTTCCACAAG GAGTGGATATACTTCCTAAACAAAGGATCTAGAGTGGATATCTTATACAATGTAAAATCAACAAGTCCCTCGCCTTTATCCCTTGTGATTGCCCAAG GTAGAGAAAGCCTCATTGAGTGGATAGAGGACCCATCATCTCCTAATACAACTCTGTCTTGGAATATTATTTCTG GAAGTGGTAAGATCCAACAGAAAATTTCGAAGCCCTCCAATTACTACATCGCAGTTGGGAACTTGCACTCCGAGGAGGTTGAG GTAGAGTTGCAGTTGTCCATAAATGCTTTAGTCTATAATACAACTCAGGCATATTACAAGTGCTCCCTGGGTAACTATATATGTAGTTTGAAGCTTTTTCTTCTTGGAAGAAATGTTGCCGTCTTAACTTCTCCACATCCTATGGAG GGTACTGATGATGGATGGTATGTCAAACTGTCATTTGGACCACGGTGGATCACATATTTTCTTGGATCAG GTATAATGACCATACTAATCTTATCCGCCTTCAGATTCTCCAACACGTTCCAAGCCACAGATGAAAACCCAACGGGATTTCAAGCAGGGGAGCTGGGAACTGAACGAGCCCCATTGCTCATGCACAAAGATGACGATATTTCAAGTTGGGGTTCCTCTTATGATTCTGTTTCACAAGATGGTGAGGATCCGGAGGCACAGCTTGCAGTCAATGGTATTGAGGGACAGCAAATAACAGAAGGGGAAAGCGTCAATAATCCCCGGCATCTTTGTGTCATTTGCTTTGATGCCCCTAGAGACTGCTTCTTTCTTCCATGTGGGCACTGCGCTGCCTGTTATACATGCGGAACAAG GATTGCAGAAGAGGCAGGAACTTGTCCCATATGCCgaaggaagatgaagaaagtGAGGAAGATTTTTTCAGTTTGA
- the LOC121239027 gene encoding E3 ubiquitin-protein ligase APD2-like isoform X2, producing the protein MEEPEHGQHEPTLSSSAAATSADSPSSSSPSTSRIQEEEEEGVENERHENGDNSLRRHLHYHRHHILLNHHRQQQQQSSNFSYRMNISISDVPSTEMRDDVWSCLVVLVTFWFFASVTLILGFFGSVTTPLGPNCSRLIQSNPFFVQSIKAEEVDEPKPGPMLYGFYKPPPLDVEIGWTETHNAFVPANFHKEWIYFLNKGSRVDILYNVKSTSPSPLSLVIAQGRESLIEWIEDPSSPNTTLSWNIISGSGKIQQKISKPSNYYIAVGNLHSEEVEVELQLSINALVYNTTQAYYKCSLGNYICSLKLFLLGRNVAVLTSPHPMEGTDDGWYVKLSFGPRWITYFLGSGIMTILILSAFRFSNTFQATDENPTGFQAGELGTERAPLLMHKDDDISSWGSSYDSVSQDGEDPEAQLAVNGIEGQQITEGESVNNPRHLCVICFDAPRDCFFLPCGHCAACYTCGTRIAEEAGTCPICRRKMKKVRKIFSV; encoded by the exons ATGGAGGAACCAGAACATGGCCAGCATGAGCCTACGCTTTCTTCTTCTGCTGCTGCAACCTCCGCTGATagtccatcttcttcttcaccgTCTACATCACGgattcaagaagaagaagaagagggagtaGAAAATGAACGACACGAGAATGGAGACAATAGTCTCCGCCGCCATCTCCATTACCACCGCCATCATATCCTTCTAAACCATCACCGACAACAGCAACAGCAGTCTTCTAATTTTTCCTATCGTATGAACATATCGATATCTGATGTACCGTCGACTGAGATGAGAGATGATGTTTGGTCTTGCCTCGTTGTGCTCGTCACGTTTTGGTTCTTCG CATCCGTGACTCTGATTCTTGGTTTTTTCGGATCTGTAACTACACCATTGGGACCAAATTGCTCGCGCCTAATACAAAGTAACCCATTCTTTGTGCAGTCTATTAAG GCGGAGGAAGTCGATGAGCCAAAACCTGGGCCAATGTTATATGGGTTTTATAAACCTCCTCCCCTGGACGTTGAGATCGGTTGGACTGAAACACATAATGCATTTGTACCAGCCAATTTCCACAAG GAGTGGATATACTTCCTAAACAAAGGATCTAGAGTGGATATCTTATACAATGTAAAATCAACAAGTCCCTCGCCTTTATCCCTTGTGATTGCCCAAG GTAGAGAAAGCCTCATTGAGTGGATAGAGGACCCATCATCTCCTAATACAACTCTGTCTTGGAATATTATTTCTG GAAGTGGTAAGATCCAACAGAAAATTTCGAAGCCCTCCAATTACTACATCGCAGTTGGGAACTTGCACTCCGAGGAGGTTGAG GTAGAGTTGCAGTTGTCCATAAATGCTTTAGTCTATAATACAACTCAGGCATATTACAAGTGCTCCCTGGGTAACTATATATGTAGTTTGAAGCTTTTTCTTCTTGGAAGAAATGTTGCCGTCTTAACTTCTCCACATCCTATGGAG GGTACTGATGATGGATGGTATGTCAAACTGTCATTTGGACCACGGTGGATCACATATTTTCTTGGATCAG GTATAATGACCATACTAATCTTATCCGCCTTCAGATTCTCCAACACGTTCCAAGCCACAGATGAAAACCCAACGGGATTTCAAGCAGGGGAGCTGGGAACTGAACGAGCCCCATTGCTCATGCACAAAGATGACGATATTTCAAGTTGGGGTTCCTCTTATGATTCTGTTTCACAAGATGGTGAGGATCCGGAGGCACAGCTTGCAGTCAATGGTATTGAGGGACAGCAAATAACAGAAGGGGAAAGCGTCAATAATCCCCGGCATCTTTGTGTCATTTGCTTTGATGCCCCTAGAGACTGCTTCTTTCTTCCATGTGGGCACTGCGCTGCCTGTTATACATGCGGAACAAG GATTGCAGAAGAGGCAGGAACTTGTCCCATATGCCgaaggaagatgaagaaagtGAGGAAGATTTTTTCAGTTTGA